A window of the Arachis duranensis cultivar V14167 chromosome 5, aradu.V14167.gnm2.J7QH, whole genome shotgun sequence genome harbors these coding sequences:
- the LOC107487668 gene encoding scarecrow-like protein 32: MQYTLTTFSNSSMTQFTTKIPPPLHPYNFSFSNPNNNNIMNKNQQIPRTRPXXXXKSLPTSTTFGDATCMEQLLVHCANAIETNDVTLAQQILWVLNNIAPPDGDSNQRLAGSFLRALTARAANTGSCKMLAAVADAAASRNSLAIETHRFSVIELANFVDLTPWHRFGFTAANAAILEATEGFSVIHIVDLSLTHCMQIPTLIDAIAGRHEVPPVIKLTVPGAAFREGNINIPPLLDLSYEELGAKLVNFARSKNVVMEFSVVSSSYADGFASLIEHLRVQHIVSVAEGHRPNEALVINCHMMLHYIPDETALVHHHHETDSNLNPFIVHDYSSSSSSPSSSSSSLRSMFLKAVRSLEPTIMILVDEDVDLISNNLVCRLRSAFNYLWIPYDTVDTFLPRGSKQRQWYEADICWKIENVIAHEGAERVERVEPKSKWEQRMRNASFHGIGFSEESISEVKGMLDEHAAGWGVKKEDDNLLLTWKGHNVIFASAWLPA; the protein is encoded by the coding sequence ATGCAATATACACTCACTACCTTCTCTAACTCTTCAATGACGCAATTCACCACAAAAATACCACCACCTTTGCATCCCTACAACTTTTCATTTTCAaaccctaataataataatattatgaacAAGAACCAACAAATTCCTAGGACTAGGCCCTGNNNNNNNNNTAAGTCACTACCTACTTCCACCACCTTCGGTGACGCCACTTGCATGGAACAGTTACTTGTTCACTGCGCCAACGCTATTGAAACCAACGACGTAACCCTCGCTCAGCAGATTCTCTGGGTTCTAAACAACATAGCTCCACCTGACGGCGATTCCAATCAGCGACTCGCCGGAAGCTTCCTCAGAGCCCTAACCGCACGCGCCGCGAATACTGGAAGCTGCAAGATGCTCGCCGCTGTAGCTGACGCCGCTGCTAGCCGTAACAGCCTCGCCATCGAAACGCACAGATTCTCTGTCATCGAGCTGGCAAACTTCGTTGACCTCACTCCATGGCACAGGTTCGGGTTCACCGCCGCCAACGCCGCCATTTTAGAAGCCACGGAAGGGTTCTCGGTGATCCACATCGTGGATTTGAGCTTGACGCACTGCATGCAGATCCCGACGCTGATCGACGCCATCGCTGGCCGCCACGAGGTGCCTCCTGTAATCAAGCTCACGGTTCCCGGTGCCGCCTTCAGAGAAGGTAACATCAATATCCCTCCATTACTCGATCTTTCTTACGAGGAATTAGGCGCGAAGTTGGTCAACTTCGCTAGGTCGAAGAACGTGGTCATGGAATTCAGCGTTGTTTCTTCGAGTTACGCTGATGGATTCGCCTCTTTGATCGAACACCTGAGAGTGCAACATATAGTTTCCGTTGCAGAAGGTCATCGTCCAAACGAAGCTTTGGTTATTAACTGTCACATGATGCTTCATTACATTCCCGATGAAACTGCACtagttcatcatcatcatgaaacaGATTCGAATTTAAACCCTTTTATTGTTCATGAttactcttcttcttcgtcaTCTCCTTCATCTTCATCGTCGTCATTGCGGTCAATGTTTCTTAAGGCGGTTCGGAGTTTGGAACCTACAATTATGATTTTGGTAGATGAGGACGTGGATTTGATATCAAATAACTTGGTGTGTAGGCTAAGGTCTGCGTTCAATTATCTGTGGATACCGTACGACACGGTGGACACGTTCCTTCCTCGAGGCAGCAAGCAAAGGCAGTGGTATGAAGCTGACATATGTTGGAAGATTGAGAACGTGATAGCGCATGAAGGGGCTGAGAGGGTGGAGAGGGTTGAGCCCAAGAGCAAGTGGGAGCAAAGGATGAGGAATGCGAGCTTCCATGGGATTGGATTCAGTGAGGAATCGATTTCTGAGGTGAAGGGGATGCTGGATGAACATGCTGCTGGTTGGGGTGTTAAGAAGGAAGATGACAATCTTCTTCTCACTTGGAAAGGCCATAATGTTATCTTTGCTTCAGCTTGGTTACCTGCTTAG